In one Staphylococcus lutrae genomic region, the following are encoded:
- the brnQ3 gene encoding branched-chain amino acid-like transporter carrier protein BrnQ3: protein MNKNTLFIGFMLFAIFFGAGNLIFPPNLGLASGQYFWPSILAFVITGIGLPLIGIMVGALDKEGYIGSINKIHPAFSVVFLVAIYLTIGPLFAIPRTASTSFEMTLTPIIHSSSPIWLFVFSVVYFIIVLYLCLNPGKIVDRIGAILTPILLLTIIAMIVKGFFDFGGSKQNVADPAVYSSSLGGFSKGFTEGYLTMDAIAAIAFSMIVVNAIKATGIKHANNIFKQTAMAGVIAAIALAVIYISLGFIGNHMIISEETMKRLVANDQNIGVYLLITMADTGFGAFGKYLLGIIVALACLTTACGLTVSVSEYFHSILPKISYKVYVFFFTTISFILSNLGLNSVIKLSIPVLLIIYPVAITTVLLILIARLIPTKPITQRLTVAVITIESILSVIHANGWAHIGFIDQLPLHQHSLEWFPIAIVTMIIGYIIGAFMKNSKIIVYEKE from the coding sequence ATGAATAAAAACACTTTGTTTATTGGTTTTATGTTATTCGCCATCTTTTTTGGCGCGGGGAATCTTATTTTCCCACCGAATTTGGGGCTAGCAAGTGGTCAATATTTTTGGCCGTCAATTTTAGCCTTTGTCATTACTGGAATTGGCTTACCTCTAATAGGAATTATGGTAGGGGCTTTAGATAAAGAAGGCTACATCGGTTCAATCAATAAAATACATCCTGCATTCTCAGTTGTATTTTTAGTAGCGATTTACTTAACAATCGGACCTTTGTTTGCCATCCCTCGAACAGCTTCAACATCGTTCGAGATGACTTTAACACCTATTATTCATTCAAGTAGTCCTATCTGGTTATTTGTATTCTCAGTTGTTTATTTTATCATCGTTTTATATTTGTGCTTAAATCCAGGTAAAATTGTTGATCGTATCGGTGCCATTTTGACACCTATCTTGTTATTAACAATTATTGCGATGATTGTTAAAGGGTTTTTTGATTTTGGCGGCAGTAAACAAAATGTTGCTGACCCAGCTGTTTACAGCTCATCATTAGGTGGTTTTTCAAAAGGGTTTACTGAAGGCTATCTGACGATGGACGCAATCGCTGCAATTGCTTTTTCTATGATTGTCGTAAACGCAATTAAAGCAACAGGCATTAAACATGCCAACAATATCTTCAAACAAACTGCGATGGCGGGTGTCATTGCCGCAATTGCTTTAGCAGTGATCTATATCTCATTAGGTTTCATTGGTAACCATATGATTATTTCTGAGGAGACTATGAAACGTTTAGTGGCAAATGATCAAAATATCGGCGTCTACTTACTCATCACAATGGCAGACACTGGTTTTGGCGCTTTCGGTAAATATTTACTCGGCATTATTGTTGCACTCGCTTGTTTAACGACAGCTTGTGGTTTAACAGTTTCAGTAAGTGAATACTTCCACAGCATTTTGCCAAAGATTTCTTACAAAGTTTATGTATTTTTCTTTACTACAATTAGTTTTATTTTATCAAACTTAGGATTAAACTCAGTCATCAAACTTTCAATTCCTGTATTATTGATTATTTATCCTGTTGCGATTACAACTGTATTGTTAATATTAATCGCACGTTTGATTCCAACAAAACCAATAACACAACGTTTAACAGTTGCCGTGATAACAATTGAGTCTATCCTTAGTGTCATTCATGCCAATGGTTGGGCGCATATTGGCTTTATTGATCAATTACCATTACACCAACATTCATTGGAGTGGTTCCCAATTGCAATCGTTACAATGATTATCGGTTATATCATTGGTGCCTTCATGAAAAACTCAAAGATTATTGTATACGAAAAAGAATAA